A genomic region of Pseudomonas sp. RSB 5.4 contains the following coding sequences:
- a CDS encoding ABC transporter ATP-binding protein, producing MSLLEIKNLNVRFGDKNAVPVVDGLDLKVDKGEVLAIVGESGSGKSVTMMALMGLIEHPGIVTADSLSFDGKNMLKLSSRQRRQIVGKDLAMVFQDPMTALNPSYTVGFQIEEVLRLHLKMSGKQARKRAIELLEKVEIPGAASRMDAYPHQLSGGMSQRVAIAMAIAGEPKLLIADEPTTALDVTIQAQIMDLLLALQKEQNMGLVLITHDLAVVAETAQRVCVMYAGQAVEVGQVPQLFDIPAHPYSEALLKAIPEHSLGASRLSTLPGIVPGRYDRPQGCLLSPRCPYVQDSCRAQRPALDPKSNSLARCFFPLNQEVA from the coding sequence ATGTCACTGCTAGAAATCAAGAATCTCAACGTTCGCTTCGGCGACAAGAACGCCGTTCCAGTAGTCGACGGCCTCGACCTGAAAGTCGACAAGGGCGAAGTCCTGGCGATCGTTGGCGAATCGGGTTCGGGTAAATCCGTGACCATGATGGCGCTGATGGGCCTGATCGAGCACCCGGGGATCGTCACTGCCGATTCCCTGAGTTTCGACGGCAAGAACATGCTCAAGCTGAGCAGCCGCCAGCGTCGACAAATCGTCGGCAAAGACCTGGCGATGGTGTTCCAGGACCCGATGACCGCACTCAACCCGAGCTACACCGTCGGTTTCCAGATCGAAGAAGTGCTGCGCCTGCACCTGAAAATGTCCGGCAAGCAAGCGCGCAAACGTGCCATCGAACTGCTGGAAAAAGTTGAAATCCCGGGCGCCGCCAGCCGTATGGACGCCTACCCGCACCAACTGTCCGGCGGTATGAGCCAGCGCGTGGCGATTGCCATGGCGATTGCCGGCGAGCCAAAACTGCTGATCGCCGACGAACCGACCACGGCGCTGGACGTAACGATTCAGGCGCAGATCATGGATCTGCTGCTGGCGTTGCAGAAAGAACAGAACATGGGCCTGGTGCTGATCACCCACGACCTTGCGGTCGTGGCTGAAACCGCCCAGCGCGTGTGCGTGATGTACGCCGGCCAAGCGGTTGAAGTCGGTCAGGTGCCGCAACTGTTCGACATCCCGGCGCACCCGTACAGCGAAGCGCTGCTCAAGGCGATTCCCGAGCACAGTCTGGGCGCCTCACGCCTGTCGACCCTGCCGGGTATCGTTCCGGGCCGCTACGACCGTCCGCAGGGTTGCCTGCTGTCGCCGCGCTGCCCGTACGTGCAGGACAGCTGCCGCGCGCAGCGTCCAGCCCTTGATCCGAAAAGCAACAGCCTCGCGCGCTGCTTCTTCCCGCTGAACCAGGAGGTGGCGTAA
- a CDS encoding IS4 family transposase: MAKLALEQAIAPEWVDQVFEEHRQRQYSRELLFSTIIKLMSLVSLGLKPSLHAAARQLEDLPVSLAALYDKISRTEPALLRALVTGCAQRLTPTIKELGCTTMLPGWQVRVVDGNHLASTEKRLGALRHERGAARPGFSVVVYDPDLDQVIDLQACEDAYASERICVLPLLADAEPGQVWLADRLYCTLPVMEACEQVQTSFVIRQQAKHPRLIQEGEWQEPVAVETGTVREQIIHVRGGYQWRRVELTLHSPTDSGDSSLMFWSNLPESISAQQIAELYRRRWSIEGMFQRLEAILESEIETLGSPKAALLGFATAVLAYNVLAVLKRSVEQAHRDTQPEGWEASTYHLAVQVRSGYEGMQIALPSEYLPVIPAEKLAQRLLELARNIQPKQVAKSPRGPKVPKPKTWVQGTAVHAHVSTDRVIKAAKTKRP, from the coding sequence ATGGCCAAGTTGGCGCTGGAGCAGGCTATTGCTCCTGAGTGGGTCGATCAGGTCTTCGAAGAACATCGGCAACGGCAGTATTCTCGTGAACTACTGTTCTCGACCATCATCAAGCTGATGTCCCTTGTTTCATTGGGTTTGAAGCCATCCCTGCACGCCGCCGCTCGGCAACTGGAAGATCTTCCTGTCAGCTTGGCAGCCCTCTACGACAAGATCAGTCGTACCGAACCTGCTCTGTTGCGCGCGCTGGTCACAGGCTGTGCACAACGCCTGACCCCAACCATCAAAGAGCTGGGTTGCACCACGATGCTGCCGGGCTGGCAGGTTCGGGTGGTGGACGGCAACCACTTGGCATCCACTGAGAAACGTCTGGGCGCTCTACGCCACGAGCGGGGTGCCGCTCGTCCTGGCTTTTCGGTGGTTGTCTACGACCCCGATCTCGATCAGGTCATCGACCTTCAGGCATGTGAGGATGCCTACGCAAGCGAGCGTATTTGTGTGCTGCCTCTATTGGCTGATGCCGAGCCGGGCCAGGTGTGGCTGGCTGATCGACTCTACTGCACGCTCCCGGTTATGGAAGCTTGTGAGCAGGTCCAGACATCCTTTGTCATTCGTCAGCAAGCCAAGCACCCACGCCTGATTCAAGAGGGTGAGTGGCAAGAGCCCGTAGCTGTGGAAACAGGCACTGTGCGCGAGCAGATCATCCACGTCAGAGGCGGTTACCAATGGCGGCGCGTGGAACTGACGCTTCATTCGCCAACAGACTCGGGTGACAGCAGCTTGATGTTCTGGAGCAATCTACCTGAGAGCATCAGTGCACAGCAGATCGCAGAACTCTATCGCCGCCGCTGGAGTATTGAGGGCATGTTCCAGCGACTGGAAGCGATCCTGGAAAGTGAAATCGAAACCCTTGGCAGCCCAAAGGCTGCCTTGCTCGGGTTCGCTACTGCGGTATTGGCATACAACGTCCTGGCCGTACTCAAACGAAGTGTCGAACAAGCCCATCGCGACACCCAGCCTGAAGGCTGGGAAGCCTCGACCTACCACTTGGCGGTCCAGGTCAGGAGTGGTTATGAGGGAATGCAGATTGCGCTGCCCTCGGAGTACCTTCCCGTTATCCCTGCGGAAAAACTGGCTCAGCGCTTGTTGGAACTAGCCAGAAACATCCAGCCAAAACAAGTTGCGAAAAGCCCCCGAGGCCCCAAGGTGCCCAAGCCCAAAACGTGGGTCCAAGGCACAGCGGTGCATGCTCATGTTTCAACGGACAGGGTAATCAAGGCCGCCAAAACGAAAAGACCTTGA
- a CDS encoding ABC transporter permease subunit, whose product MSTPTSSVANAAPSADQSLLYPSPYKEFWQAFSKNKGAVAGLLFMLLVIFCAIFAPWVAPHNPSEQYRDFLLTPPAWLEGGQMQFLLGTDELGRDLLSRLIQGSRLSLLIGLSSVVMSLIPGILLGLFAGFFPKMIGPTIMRLMDIMLALPSLLLAVAIVAILGPGLINTVIAIAVVSLPSYVRLTRAAVMGELNRDYVTAARLAGAGLPRLMFITVLPNCMAPLIVQATLSFSSAILDAAALGFLGLGVQPPTPEWGTMLASARDYIERAWWVVSLPGLTILLSVLAINLMGDGLRDALDPKLKNAA is encoded by the coding sequence ATGAGCACTCCAACATCCTCAGTAGCCAATGCCGCCCCAAGCGCGGATCAAAGCCTGCTGTACCCGTCGCCGTACAAAGAATTCTGGCAAGCCTTCTCCAAAAACAAGGGCGCGGTTGCCGGCCTGCTGTTCATGCTGCTGGTGATTTTCTGCGCGATCTTCGCGCCGTGGGTCGCGCCGCATAACCCGAGCGAGCAATACCGTGACTTCCTGCTGACGCCACCGGCCTGGCTTGAAGGCGGGCAGATGCAGTTCCTGCTCGGTACCGATGAACTGGGGCGTGACCTGCTGTCGCGCCTGATCCAGGGTTCGCGCCTGTCGCTGCTGATCGGTCTGTCGTCAGTGGTGATGTCGCTGATCCCGGGGATCCTGCTGGGTCTGTTCGCCGGCTTCTTCCCGAAAATGATCGGCCCGACCATCATGCGTCTGATGGACATCATGCTGGCCCTGCCGTCCCTGCTGCTGGCTGTGGCGATCGTCGCCATCCTCGGCCCTGGCCTGATCAACACCGTGATCGCCATTGCTGTGGTGTCCTTGCCGTCCTACGTGCGTCTGACCCGTGCTGCGGTGATGGGCGAACTGAACCGCGACTACGTGACCGCCGCGCGCCTGGCCGGTGCCGGTCTGCCACGCCTGATGTTCATCACCGTGCTGCCCAACTGCATGGCGCCACTGATCGTGCAGGCGACCCTGAGTTTCTCTTCGGCGATTCTCGATGCTGCGGCGCTGGGCTTCCTCGGCCTTGGCGTACAACCGCCAACCCCTGAGTGGGGCACCATGCTGGCCTCGGCCCGCGACTACATCGAACGCGCCTGGTGGGTCGTCAGTCTGCCTGGTTTGACCATTTTGCTCAGCGTGCTGGCAATCAACTTGATGGGCGACGGCCTGCGCGATGCGCTGGACCCGAAACTCAAGAACGCCGCCTGA
- a CDS encoding MFS transporter yields the protein MTRNLVHLLRPSGYFSLMAWVLAALLFINRLSSMVKLFMALYLRQELGLAIETVGWLLSAYGAGLLIGSMLGGLLSDHVRTARLTAALFFVSVWVLILLGLVTQVPLLAGLLLLSGTLDGAIRTLHQRLIMEYCEPAQRSRAQALSRVARNLGMAAAGIAGGVLAQTDFRWVFFVSAAMTLLALLWFVRTTWRRAVLEPDEVTEAGTGTPLRDTAFLWLLGAAVLLGMAFDTVYSTLGNYLRDYYHLSTEAIGWQFGLNAMLVVALQIPLTHWGERWGLRRQVLAGCVLLAVGLGMLPFGSGLFYVCLSTVIWTLGEAFFMPPMNVLVMRHAQGGKSGQYFGLFFMSWSASALLSPVLSGQLYGHFGGHSVWLASATLALLTVPLICLATRLSTPAKAQAANQRATSLS from the coding sequence ATGACGCGCAACCTCGTCCATCTGCTGCGTCCCAGCGGCTATTTCAGTCTGATGGCCTGGGTACTTGCGGCATTGCTGTTCATCAATCGTCTGAGCAGCATGGTCAAGCTGTTCATGGCGCTGTATCTGCGTCAGGAGTTGGGGCTGGCGATCGAGACAGTCGGTTGGCTGCTGTCGGCCTATGGTGCCGGGTTGTTGATCGGTTCGATGCTCGGCGGGCTGCTCAGTGACCATGTGCGGACGGCGCGGCTGACGGCGGCGTTGTTCTTCGTCTCCGTATGGGTGTTGATCCTGCTGGGGCTGGTGACGCAGGTGCCGCTGCTGGCCGGGTTGCTGTTGCTCAGCGGTACCCTCGACGGGGCGATTCGAACCCTGCATCAGCGGCTGATCATGGAGTATTGCGAGCCAGCGCAGCGTTCGCGCGCCCAGGCCTTGAGCCGTGTTGCAAGAAACCTTGGCATGGCGGCTGCCGGTATTGCCGGCGGGGTGTTGGCGCAGACGGATTTCCGTTGGGTGTTTTTTGTCAGTGCGGCAATGACGTTGCTGGCGTTGCTGTGGTTTGTGCGCACTACCTGGCGCCGTGCGGTGCTCGAGCCCGATGAGGTGACCGAGGCTGGCACTGGCACACCGTTGCGCGACACGGCGTTCCTTTGGCTGCTCGGTGCGGCGGTGTTGCTGGGGATGGCGTTCGACACGGTTTACAGCACGCTGGGCAACTATCTGCGTGACTACTACCACTTGAGCACCGAGGCCATCGGCTGGCAGTTCGGGCTTAACGCGATGCTGGTGGTGGCGCTGCAGATCCCACTGACGCATTGGGGCGAGCGCTGGGGCTTGCGTCGACAAGTGCTGGCGGGCTGTGTGTTACTGGCGGTCGGGTTGGGGATGTTGCCGTTTGGCTCGGGGTTGTTTTACGTGTGTCTGTCGACGGTGATCTGGACATTGGGTGAAGCTTTTTTCATGCCGCCAATGAATGTGCTGGTCATGCGGCATGCGCAGGGTGGCAAGAGCGGCCAGTATTTCGGCCTGTTCTTCATGAGCTGGAGCGCCAGTGCGTTGCTGTCTCCGGTGCTGAGTGGTCAGCTGTATGGGCACTTCGGCGGGCACAGCGTATGGCTTGCGAGCGCGACACTGGCGTTGTTGACCGTGCCGCTGATCTGCCTTGCTACACGCTTGTCGACACCGGCCAAGGCGCAAGCCGCCAACCAGCGCGCCACCTCGCTTAGCTGA
- a CDS encoding OprD family porin, whose amino-acid sequence MKLSSTAILALAISSITATAYAEPVSQEFVPTTLAGSSAQSEAKGFVDGQSLGGTTRNWYANELKRRDDTFSYVKNSDKNTSPVVKTPTARRINWVQGTIVNYTSGFTQGTVGVSTEVAAYNAIALDRDRKDIAGGSNRTLAHSDGDAVDQWSKLGLANVKFRVSNTTLTAGRQNFSTPIVDVIGNRPLPSSFEGISLHSEEFNNLSFDLAGFDRVSPRTEQSLSKFRSEYGANGAETDKVYTAGVNYQPLKSLKTSLYVANVEDFWNQYYFGGTHELGDSQVLSLTTGLNYYKTVDEGKKLMGKIDNDTYSLSFGLTHQAHSLTFSYQQVNGDEYFDYLHETNGIYLANSLLSDFNGPNEKSFQIAYGINMAEYGVPGLKFNIYQARGWGIDGTHYTGTAYTDPGAKRGDLSLMDGESHYEYGIGASYAVQSGPLKATAIRATYTTHRASEHQADGNINEFRLVTTIPFNIL is encoded by the coding sequence ATGAAACTGAGCAGCACTGCGATACTGGCTTTGGCCATCAGCAGCATTACCGCAACGGCGTATGCGGAACCTGTTAGTCAGGAATTCGTACCGACCACTCTGGCCGGCAGCAGCGCCCAAAGCGAGGCCAAAGGCTTTGTCGATGGACAAAGTCTGGGCGGCACCACGCGTAACTGGTATGCCAACGAACTGAAGCGTCGCGATGACACCTTCAGCTACGTGAAAAACAGTGACAAGAACACTTCGCCCGTGGTCAAAACACCGACCGCACGTCGTATCAACTGGGTTCAAGGCACAATCGTCAACTACACCTCGGGCTTCACCCAAGGCACCGTTGGCGTCAGCACCGAAGTCGCGGCCTACAACGCCATCGCTCTCGACCGTGACCGCAAGGACATCGCCGGCGGTTCCAACCGTACCCTGGCGCACTCCGACGGTGACGCTGTCGACCAGTGGAGCAAACTGGGTCTGGCCAACGTCAAGTTCCGTGTTTCCAACACTACGCTGACCGCAGGCCGCCAGAATTTCAGCACCCCGATCGTCGACGTCATCGGCAACCGTCCGCTGCCTTCGAGCTTCGAAGGTATCAGCCTGCACAGCGAAGAATTCAACAACCTGTCGTTCGACCTGGCCGGTTTTGACCGCGTCTCGCCTCGTACCGAGCAGAGCCTGTCGAAGTTCCGCAGCGAATACGGTGCCAACGGCGCGGAAACCGACAAGGTCTACACCGCCGGCGTCAACTATCAGCCGCTCAAAAGCCTGAAAACCAGCCTCTACGTGGCCAACGTCGAAGACTTCTGGAACCAGTACTACTTCGGCGGCACCCATGAACTGGGTGACAGCCAGGTGCTGAGCCTGACCACCGGTCTGAACTACTACAAGACCGTAGATGAAGGCAAAAAACTGATGGGCAAAATCGACAACGACACCTACTCGCTGTCGTTCGGCCTGACCCACCAGGCGCACAGCCTGACCTTCTCGTACCAGCAAGTGAACGGTGACGAGTACTTCGACTACCTGCACGAAACCAACGGCATCTACCTGGCCAACTCCCTGCTGTCGGACTTCAACGGCCCGAACGAGAAATCCTTCCAGATCGCCTATGGCATCAACATGGCCGAATACGGCGTGCCAGGCCTGAAGTTCAACATCTACCAGGCTCGTGGCTGGGGCATCGACGGTACTCACTACACCGGCACCGCCTACACCGATCCGGGCGCCAAGCGCGGCGACCTGAGCCTGATGGACGGCGAAAGCCACTACGAATACGGCATCGGCGCCTCTTACGCCGTGCAGAGTGGCCCTCTGAAGGCCACCGCGATTCGCGCGACTTACACCACTCACCGCGCGAGCGAGCATCAGGCTGACGGCAACATCAACGAGTTCCGTCTCGTGACCACGATTCCATTCAACATCCTGTAA
- a CDS encoding peptide ABC transporter ATP-binding protein has translation MAVVLTARDLTRHYEVSRGLFKGHATVRALNGVSFELEAGKTLAVVGESGCGKSTLARALTLIEEPSSGSLKIAGQEVAGADKAQRKQLRKDVQMVFQSPYASLNPRQKIGDQLAEPLLINTNLSATERREKVQAMMKQVGLRPEHYQRYPHMFSGGQRQRIALARAMMLQPKVLVADEPTSALDVSIQAQVLNLFMDLQQEFNTAYVFISHNLAVVRHVADSVLVMYLGRPVEMGPKEDIYTRPLHPYTQALLSATPTIHPDPDKPKIKIVGELPNPLNPPPGCAFHKRCPYATERCSSEEPALRQLDNRQVACHYAEQFLDGAA, from the coding sequence ATGGCCGTCGTACTTACCGCCCGCGACCTGACCCGTCACTACGAAGTCTCCCGTGGCCTGTTCAAGGGCCACGCGACCGTGCGCGCCCTCAACGGTGTGTCGTTCGAACTGGAAGCCGGCAAGACCCTCGCCGTGGTCGGCGAATCGGGCTGCGGCAAATCCACCCTGGCCCGTGCCCTGACCCTGATTGAAGAGCCGTCGTCCGGCTCGCTGAAGATCGCCGGTCAGGAAGTCGCCGGCGCCGACAAGGCCCAGCGCAAGCAACTGCGCAAAGACGTGCAGATGGTATTCCAGAGCCCGTACGCATCGTTGAACCCACGGCAGAAAATCGGTGATCAACTGGCCGAGCCGCTGCTGATCAACACCAACCTGTCGGCCACCGAACGTCGCGAGAAAGTCCAGGCGATGATGAAGCAGGTCGGCTTGCGTCCTGAGCATTACCAGCGTTATCCGCACATGTTCTCCGGCGGTCAGCGTCAGCGGATCGCCCTGGCCCGGGCGATGATGCTGCAACCGAAAGTGCTGGTGGCGGACGAACCGACCTCGGCGCTGGACGTGTCGATTCAGGCGCAGGTGCTGAACCTGTTCATGGACCTGCAGCAGGAATTCAACACCGCCTACGTGTTCATCTCGCACAACCTGGCCGTGGTGCGTCACGTCGCTGATTCGGTGCTGGTGATGTACCTCGGCCGGCCGGTGGAAATGGGCCCGAAAGAGGACATCTACACCCGTCCTCTGCACCCGTACACCCAAGCCTTGTTATCGGCGACGCCTACGATCCACCCGGACCCGGACAAGCCGAAAATCAAGATCGTCGGCGAACTGCCCAACCCGCTGAACCCGCCACCGGGCTGCGCGTTCCACAAGCGCTGCCCGTACGCGACCGAACGTTGCAGCAGCGAAGAGCCGGCCCTGCGCCAGCTCGACAACCGGCAGGTGGCTTGCCACTACGCCGAGCAGTTCCTCGACGGCGCCGCCTGA
- a CDS encoding ABC transporter permease subunit, protein MFSFIARRLGLLIPTFFGITLLTFALIRMIPGDPVEVMMGERRVDPEMHAQAMERLGLNKPLYAQYLDYIGKLAHGDLGESLRTRESVWTEFTSLFPATLELSMAALLFAGILGLLAGVIAALKRGSLFDHGVMGISLAGYSMPIFWWGLILIMFFSVSLGWTPVSGRIDLLYDIEPRTGFMLIDTLLADDMGAFLDALHHLILPAIVLGTIPLAVIARMTRSSMLEVLREDYIRTARAKGLSPARVVFVHGLRNALIPVLTVVGLQVGTLLAGAVLTETIFSWPGIGKWLIEAIGARDYPVVQNGILLIACLVILVNFVVDILYGFANPRIRHQR, encoded by the coding sequence ATGTTTAGTTTTATTGCCCGCCGACTGGGGTTGTTGATCCCCACGTTTTTCGGCATCACCCTGCTGACTTTCGCGTTGATTCGCATGATCCCTGGCGACCCCGTGGAAGTGATGATGGGCGAACGTCGGGTCGACCCCGAAATGCACGCTCAGGCAATGGAACGCCTAGGTCTGAACAAACCGCTGTATGCCCAGTACCTGGACTACATCGGCAAACTGGCCCACGGCGATCTCGGCGAATCCCTGCGTACGCGTGAAAGCGTATGGACCGAGTTCACCTCTCTCTTCCCGGCGACCCTGGAACTGTCCATGGCCGCCCTGCTGTTCGCCGGCATCCTGGGCCTGCTGGCCGGGGTGATTGCGGCCCTCAAGCGAGGATCCCTGTTCGACCACGGGGTGATGGGCATCTCCCTGGCGGGGTATTCGATGCCGATCTTCTGGTGGGGCCTGATCCTGATCATGTTTTTCTCGGTGAGCCTGGGCTGGACCCCGGTCTCCGGACGGATCGACCTGCTCTACGACATCGAGCCGCGCACCGGTTTCATGCTGATCGACACGCTGCTGGCCGATGACATGGGCGCGTTCCTCGATGCCCTGCATCACCTGATCCTGCCGGCCATCGTGCTCGGCACCATTCCGCTGGCGGTGATCGCGCGGATGACCCGTTCGTCGATGCTCGAAGTGCTGCGTGAAGACTACATCCGTACCGCCCGGGCCAAAGGCCTGTCGCCGGCGCGCGTGGTGTTCGTGCACGGCCTGCGCAACGCGCTGATTCCGGTTCTGACCGTGGTCGGTCTGCAAGTCGGCACCCTGCTGGCCGGTGCAGTCCTGACCGAAACCATCTTCTCCTGGCCCGGCATCGGTAAATGGCTGATCGAAGCCATCGGCGCCCGGGACTACCCGGTTGTGCAAAACGGCATCCTGTTAATCGCCTGCCTGGTGATTCTGGTCAACTTCGTAGTGGACATCCTCTACGGCTTTGCCAACCCACGCATCCGTCATCAGCGCTGA
- a CDS encoding ABC transporter substrate-binding protein, whose amino-acid sequence MKMLPLRAAVAAALLSAAIGVSAKPLVVCTEASPEGFDMVQYTTAVTADAVAETIFNRLADFKPGTTEVIPALAESWDISDDGLTYTFHLRKGVKFHTTEYFKPTRDMNADDVVWSFQRQLDPNHPWHKLSSVGFPYFESMGFKELLKSVEKVDDNTVKFTLTRREAPFLADIAMAFSSIYPAEYADQLLKSGKTGDLNNKPVGTGPFIFQRYAKDAQVRFKANPDYFRGKAPADALILAIATDNNVRLQKLKANECQIALYPKPDDIPSIKKDSNLKVDEMDAMTVSYIAMNTQHKYISDVRVRKAIDIAFDKEAYVNALFGKGNASVAVNPYPPTLLGYNHDLKNPPRDLDKARALLKEAGVPEGTVFTLFTRNGGGPTNPNPMLGAQMMQADLAKVGIKIDIRVMEWGEMLKRAKAGEHDMVSAGWAGDNGDPDNFLTPMLSCEAAKNGENYARWCNEKFQALLDEARAKVDPAERAKLYEQAQVLFNQDQPWISMAHTRMFTAMRNNVEGYHISPLTTNNFATTQVK is encoded by the coding sequence ATGAAAATGCTTCCCCTACGTGCGGCCGTCGCTGCCGCGTTGTTGAGCGCCGCCATCGGCGTCTCGGCCAAACCCTTGGTGGTCTGCACCGAAGCCAGCCCGGAAGGCTTCGATATGGTCCAGTACACAACTGCAGTCACTGCCGATGCGGTGGCCGAAACGATCTTCAACCGTCTGGCCGACTTCAAGCCCGGCACCACCGAAGTGATCCCGGCGCTCGCCGAGTCCTGGGACATCAGTGACGACGGCCTGACCTACACGTTCCACCTGCGCAAAGGCGTCAAGTTTCACACCACCGAATATTTCAAGCCGACCCGCGACATGAACGCCGACGACGTGGTCTGGAGCTTCCAGCGCCAGCTGGACCCGAATCACCCGTGGCACAAACTGTCGAGCGTGGGCTTCCCGTACTTTGAAAGCATGGGCTTCAAGGAACTGCTCAAAAGCGTAGAGAAAGTCGACGACAACACGGTCAAGTTCACCCTGACCCGCCGCGAAGCGCCGTTCCTGGCCGACATCGCCATGGCGTTCTCCTCGATCTACCCGGCCGAATACGCCGACCAGTTGCTCAAGTCCGGCAAGACCGGCGACCTCAACAACAAGCCTGTGGGCACCGGCCCGTTCATCTTCCAGCGTTACGCCAAGGACGCCCAGGTACGCTTCAAGGCCAACCCGGACTACTTCCGTGGCAAGGCCCCGGCCGACGCGCTGATTCTGGCGATCGCCACTGACAACAACGTGCGCCTGCAGAAGCTCAAGGCCAACGAGTGCCAGATCGCGCTGTATCCGAAGCCGGATGACATCCCGAGCATCAAGAAAGACAGCAACCTGAAGGTCGACGAGATGGACGCGATGACCGTCTCGTACATCGCCATGAACACCCAGCACAAATACATCAGCGACGTGCGGGTGCGCAAAGCGATTGATATCGCCTTCGACAAGGAAGCCTACGTCAACGCGCTGTTCGGCAAAGGCAACGCCTCGGTCGCGGTCAACCCGTACCCGCCGACGCTGCTGGGCTACAACCACGACCTGAAGAACCCGCCACGTGACCTCGACAAGGCGCGCGCCCTGCTCAAGGAGGCCGGGGTTCCGGAAGGCACCGTGTTTACCCTGTTTACCCGTAACGGTGGTGGCCCGACCAACCCGAATCCGATGCTCGGCGCGCAGATGATGCAGGCTGACCTGGCGAAAGTCGGGATCAAGATCGACATCCGCGTGATGGAATGGGGCGAGATGCTCAAACGCGCCAAGGCCGGCGAGCACGACATGGTGTCGGCCGGATGGGCGGGCGACAACGGCGACCCGGATAACTTCCTGACGCCTATGCTCAGTTGCGAAGCGGCCAAGAACGGCGAAAACTACGCTCGCTGGTGCAACGAGAAATTCCAGGCACTGCTGGACGAAGCACGGGCTAAAGTAGATCCGGCCGAACGCGCCAAACTCTACGAACAGGCCCAGGTGCTGTTTAATCAGGACCAACCGTGGATCAGCATGGCCCACACCCGTATGTTTACCGCAATGCGCAACAACGTAGAGGGTTATCACATCAGCCCTCTCACCACTAATAACTTCGCCACCACCCAGGTGAAGTAG